Below is a window of Impatiens glandulifera chromosome 2, dImpGla2.1, whole genome shotgun sequence DNA.
TTGGGAAATGGCTTTCGCGTTATGTCCTTCGCGCCCGTCAAATgacagttttaaaattttaaaataaacaaagtctggctatttaagatttatttataacatttattttctttaattagtagttcatGGGTCCGAAACAAAGATATGTTTAGATTGCGTAAATaagtatacaaaattatttagaagggtGTACCTGCGATTATAATGATATCAGAAAAATGttaggatttaaaaataaattccaaacaggaccttaaccaaaatattgggttagaaaatatcccaaaaatatataaatatcattttctgacgttcgggattatttgaaaatgtattcgagttccaaaattaaaaaaataattatggagTTTGAAAAGTGGAACGAAACAGACCTTAGGACTAGAGTCTTAGGGTTTGAGTTCAGTTATGGTGATCTGGGCTCAGACGAGTTTGGTCTAGACCGGGGTGGGCCGAACTAAGGCTTGGGAGTATGGGTCAAGGGACCAgaaggctcggtcctaggttcgagaGGCTGGTCTCGAACTAGGACTACTCGGTCGAGGGACTAGAGGGCTCGGTCCTAAGGTTTATGAGGCTCAGTCCTAAACTCAGGCTGCTCGGTCCTAGgcttgggaggctcggtcccggGTCTAGATTTCTTCGGTCGTGGACCTATGAGGCTCGGTCCTAGATCAAACTTCTTGGTCCGAGGTTAAAAACCTCAGTCGAATGTGTCGGTCCTTGatcaagaacaccggtcttcGGTTTTGGTCATAAATCAAGAATACCGGTCatcggtctcggtcctaactcaagaacatcaatcTTTGGTCTCGGTCCGTACCGAAGATTCTCGGTCCCGGTCCTATAGGACTCGGTCTTAGGAccaagtgttcttcatttggtatgaagcaATTGCCGAGCTTGTAAattttgatacagatcatgaaatcatgatctgTATGTTACAAATAATTCATATGATTACGGAGAACAAAATCCTTAGCCTAAATCACGATCATTCGatctttacaaaaattaatttctaaaaaatatttttatttctaaatttggGATCTCTTAAATTATGTCATTTCAAGGTCTGATTTTTATTCCATTAGCTtttaaatgatgaatatagatgaatacaaccaaaacaagaacatcattacatcGTTACAATGatttttgaagatgaaatccaaacttaaaaatttcaaaaacacaatttgataaacatgatcaaaacgatGTTACTATGATTGAGAAATCATCTCaatatgtttacaaacatgttagacaactatttgaatcaaaattaaagcctAAAAGCTTAAGAAcactaatttcaaaaatccagattttTAAACTGATTTTTCGAAATTCTTATTTTAAGTTGATTTGTTCCAATTTCTTTCAACATAAAGTAATACATGATATAGGGagtgattttaaataaagagaTCACATAATTAAATCCTAGAACAGATCAAACTtattaaacttgaaaattttgaaaattttcaccAATTGAATTACAGAGGTTCTGAATTCATACCaacagttggagaacactcttagGAGCTGTTGGAAGCTTTCCAGAAGCTTGAATCAAAGTTGGGATCATCGAAGATGGTTTTCACAAAAACTAGTTATTGACTGAAATTTAAAACTTTGATTTCTATTGTAATATGAGTGAATTGTTTGATGGTTTTATTAAGAAATCCTAAGAGACTATTTATACTAACTTTAGGTCGATTGAAGAAGCTCAATTCAAGTCCAATTTTACCATCTCCGTTCTTATCCCTAATCTTATCTCAAACTGTGGCAGTCTAGCTAGGGAATATGATAAGGTTTCTAGGTTTAGGGGTATTACTTGCGGGGATAAGACGAGCACATGGAAGAAAAATGGAGGGATAAGGATGACTGTAGGCGGAGATAAACATTCTGGAAGAATTATCGCCGATCAGTTGCGATTCCTGCGAGCGTCCTGCATCGCCGGAAGAAGACAAGTTGAAACGTCTTCGTTTCGTGGCGCCATTAGGCGTTCCGTCTTGTTCGTCAACGTTTGAGGGATCTgggctaacggggttagtccatcccgttagttgatctagTGGAGCAGGCGCGCGCTGACTTTGTTACACCCGGTTGTGTGACGCGTTTCTGAGGAATTGGTGAATATCCAACGCTAATCCGATGGATAAGAATCTGGCTgcatcaattaaaaataattttagctGCACCagattatcaattttatttttaataaaaaaatgttatttgaaatcaaattttaaccaattttcttgcgtttttcttcactaaaattccacaaaaaaatatttttagaagtataaaaaaagttatgttcattatttatatttttgggtattttggatatttatttaattgttttaaaccaaccataaattatatataatttatgtttaaaatcataattaaatattttcaacacctttttgagtttaatttgggttaaatagatacaatattttaacctcaaattatgttttggatttttatttatttatcataattagggtttaattatcacaataattaacccttattttggttttaattactcttttagttattttaaatttaaaatattattaaaaataataatattatttataaaatagggtgtcaaattttcatttttacagtaactaatgtattttttattttccatctcatcataatttatcttttaattttttttaatttataatatttatatatatatatatatatttgattaaatatttggGCATGATCATATGCCCTAAATCACCCTATGTAAATGAACCATTAAGTTTTCTAATAAGTATTTGTGTTACCTTCTGCTTCATCCACCACTATAATATGGATAAATTCAAACCCAcgtataataattatttttgaaagtttCAAACATAGGCCTTGTTTGGTtctgagttttttaaaaaaccaagagagagaaagattggatgatgggtgatgattttgagaaattaatGATTAGTTTTGGTagaaagacttaaagggtattgatatatataaataaaataaaaaataataatttaaaatagaaggtatttttgtattttagttaataatataagtgatgtgattgatgagaagtgattgattgtaaaatgaattttgtatgagttgtttaaataacccaaagagAAGAAGGGCATAGTCTTAAGTATGTAATgtgaataataattaagtttgaaattattttataatttgtttgtatgtatatatatttttctaaactagattttgtaatatatatatatatatatatatatatatatatatatatatatatatatttgttttttttttattttttaataaatatttattattttaataaattttaattaatattttatttttaaaatttattaattttgagattatatatatatatatatatatatatatatatatatatatatataatatatatgagaacGATAAACTCAACTAAATTTTCAATGAAAACAAGTTTATGAATACAATGTGTAAAAACAAGTCCATGAATACGATGTGCCTTACCACGTTGTCTCTACGTCTTGAAACGCACATTTCGGGTCTCAAAACGCTCATTTTGGGTCCTCATTTTGgaaccataattttttttgtctcgAAACGAAAGTTTCGGGATCTAAAATGAGCGTTTcaataagtttttaattttttttcactctcTTACCCACATgcatttcatgatattttaaaaattttctctctcctatctACATGACATGCCACTTCAATTCGTGCACTTGTTTTCTTTGAAATTTTCTTTGAgattatcatttttcataatatatataaataaagaattgttattgctgagtttttaatattttgttttaaatatatattacttcaattttttatattattaattattcaaaatatatatgagtaatgatagagaaGCAAAAAGATTTATAACGAAGTGACGTGGAAAGGTTGACTAGGTgactaattataatttcaaatatttatttatctcttattcattaataatttattttttatttcttcaatctttattaataatttatttatattattaatttgtaaatatatatgtttatatatatgtttattatttaacttatttatttataaaaaaattaaaataataataaggacaataataaattaaataaataaataacataatatatataaataaagaattgttaataaatatatatattatctgtgttttaaaatatttaataaatatttattattttaatatatttaagttaaaattttatttttaaaatttattaattcttgaagttgattatatatatatatatatattaattttattatattatattaaaataataaatattttattttatatattttagaaatacaaatatatatatttaaataattaataatataaaagttgaatatatatatatatatatatatatatatatatatatatatatatatatatatatatatatatatatatatatatatatttgttaaggATGAGTTTAATTAATTCTAAAGAAATATAGCtttttatattaacttattttttttttgtttttttattataataataaatataaataaataaaagtaatatttcaaaatttatttaaaacaaaatataaaaataccattattaatattagataaattaataGGACCACCAAACTGACTTATTATCACTCGATAAATTAACCATAAATTTCAATGTTATCACCTCTTATTCATCAGTCTCATCGTAACTTCACACTTTCACATTTACATTTCTCTTATTTCttgacaaatcaaccaccaatttcAATCAATCTCTAATCTCATGACTTTACGATTTTTTGTTACCAACATATTTATTCATTGACAAACCAATCACCAATTCTAATGTTACCGGCCtctatattacatttttaattttatttttaacaattacaACTTGTctctataatgaaaaaatatgatCGATAAAATGAGAAGAAATTATGATGATAAacataagaataagaaaaataaaaaaaattaatttaagagcaTTAAAATGTATCCCAAAGATGATTTTCACAATTACatgaatttatgataaaaaatttaaattattaaagatgaaaaacgaataaaatataaacaaatataattaggGTTAATGATATAAAAGGctataataagaataaataaaaatgagactcatattaataataaaacgtttattagaaaaaaataatatattattatattaaatataatatggagagagaaaaaattattatattatatataatagagagaaataagtaatatatattattatataatatggggAGAGAGAAAATTGGGGCCTATGTAATTGTATTGGTTGCATTACCCTTAGGcctttcaagtttatgggcctTAGGCCTTtcaagtttatgagcgggtcaactacgatccgactcaagtatttatatatatacttttacatatatatctaaattaaccataactcttcACCCGACAAagcaaacaaattcaaattaagcattattatatgtattagttagttaaaattttgatcaaaattttcTACTAAACATAattgatttagatttttttaccaaataaaaaaaaatatattcttataataaatatgCTCACAAGTAATGTCTTGTGccaatttttctatttatttatttatgtttcttttaggaatttttcatttttgtgaCATCAACTACACCATTCTAATGGAAAAAGTCCAcctcataataaaaataaattgttgtgCTACCTTTCGTCGAATAAAAGACTTCTATTGGAGAATAATTATAGTCTTactaaaattagtattttatttgtatagtGGTGGaatacatttttcacacctCCAGTCatactaaaattaatattttatttgtattgttGTGGAATGCATTTTTCACACTTCCATCGAATAATATATTAGGCCTGTTTGAAAATATCCAGATGAATTTGATTTTGGGTTAaagttgtatatattttatagtgtttaaaaataaatacaatttagtTTGGACCAACATATGAGAAATTAAATAGACTTAAATTAatagtcatatttttttttaaaaacaaactacTTTGAGCGTGAATTTTAGATCGTTCATTGAACTTCTTCTTGGTGAGTCATCTCTACTTCATTTGTCATGTTCTACTTTTTGCACGGTTTCATCTCTTGCTATTTGTGTTCAGACTGTGATTTCTTTGCTCGCTTTATTCCATTCTTTCATACGTTATTTAAATCGTTTGAAGGTTTTGAAAgagtaaaaatttaaatatatcaaatcttGTTTGGTCTactcttctcacatattttgcTTTTTATGTCTTTTTACGATCCAATGTGCAGTTAGATTTTTGGTTCTAGGAATCCATTTGATTATGTATTCCTAATTTTGTTGAAGATATTGATGTATGTCACGACGGATCAGTTTGGTTTGTTAGTAGGAGAAATTGTTCCTATGATTTATATCATTAATACTTCTTAACCATCTGAAAGAATTTGAACGTCATTGAGTCCCAAGCCTTTGGCGGCGATGATCGCAAGTTTGATTGCATCCATTTCAACGATGATATCGTTTCTTCCATCAATTTATTTTGTCTTGCTAGCAAATAATTCcttttatatactaataatGACTGCAATATGACTTGTCTTTGCATCATTGTTATTGATTGTGTCAGTATGTGCAATTGATGTGTTATTCTAGACCTGAATTTTAACTTTTGTTTGAGATTTTGTTGTTGTGGATAATTCAAAGATATTTGCATTCTAAAAAGAGTGTTCTCTTCTACAATTAGGTTCAAAATTCTGCCCATGTTCGTTTTATGTCTTTGGAAATAAAGTTATTCATTGCTTTCTAAATTTGTTATCAAAGACGAGAAATATATTCATTTCTCTCGTCTCCTTTATTTAAATTGTGACCAATTCAatcttgaaaattaaaattagctATGTCAGGATGTGTGGTatgcaaatttatttttttgccaaacttctttaacaaaCATGCATTTGATTTAAACATGTCTAGTTGTTTCATGGTTAGATTGATATTTTGTGCATAGtaagtcatttttaaaatttatgctAGCAAGATTGATCTTCGTTGCAATTGCTTTTTTCACATCTCttcacataatttttattttatttttggagcACATTTTAAATCTCAAATATCTTTTCAGATTTTATTTTGACTATGTTCTAAATGATTTAAGATTTCTACTAAACAGAGTCGGCTCCGAGTTTTGGACTGCCCCAGCCCCCGattaataaaagttgatttttttgttgCTCTGAgactagtttaaaaaattaataaaaatattgttttttgatGAGATTTAAACTcgtaacaaaataatttttttaatttgtaacttGAACCACTAAactataacattttatatttaaataaagttatatttatctaaatattttatatatttaattaaatgggTTGTCTTATGAAGTGAACTGTCTTCTCTGGAGGATTTGCTGGTTTGTTGAGCTatttatcttcatcttcattgacaatataaatgtgaaaaaattatttaatagttcTTTATCCTATATCTTAAGTAGAGTTGAGTTTGAAcgtattaatattatttaatttctatatactatatttaattgaaccatatatatttattttcttatatatatatatatatatatatttactaaggtagaaaattaaaatttaagagaaTTGAAGTGTATAAACTAacttaacattatttaaaaattagtattttgtgATTATCAcaattactaaaaatatttttatttgacatAGGAAATATGTCATCAAAGTAtatgaaacttttttttttacataaaaagtGGATAACaagtaatttttataaaaattttgataaaattaaggaaaaaagTTTTGATTTATTCATATGTTTCTTTTAAGAATTTTCCATTTTTGTAAGAGCAACCAAACCACACTGTTCTAATGAAAAAGTCcacttaataataaaattaaattattgtgctACCTTTCTTAGTCGAAtaaaagacttttttttttttctttctataatGAATTATAGTCTTActaattagtattttatttgtaatttagtGGAATACATTTTTCAAACCttcatctaaaaatatattaattaagccTAATACCTGAAATTGGAGTCTAGTTGTATTCTCAACcgataaatactaataattttttaagtatatatataactaaaatatattttacaacattatttcatttaaaattaatatttaaaaaaaatatttttaaaacaattttttttaagcatCTCAATTCGCACCTCtgaggccttgttcggatttgAGTTTTCCAAATAATCCAACCAAATCAATTATCACTTCATTCCCCCTCTCATTCTTCAAATCAATCGAGTCATTagtcaaaatactaaaataccatttattttaaattataattatttattttatttatatatatcaataccctttaagtttttttaccaaaaaaatattatcatttcctcaaaatcatcacaaatcattaccaataatcatttttctctctctccagACTATTTAAATAAGCTGGACCGAACAAGCCCTAAGTTCCTTTGCAGTTGCCAGTTGCTATAAATGCACTTTTTTTGGGGCTAGATAATATAGACTCCTCTATTTTCATTGGCATTTGCGATTCTTGTTTCTGGGTTTCATCTATGAAGAACTTATTTCTCTGTTTGTTGCTCCTTCTCTTCATGGGTAGTTCTCATTCTTTGTACAAAGATGAAGaacaagagagagatagaattaCATTATTACCTGGGCAACCAACAAATGTTGGATTTTCTCAATACTCAGGTTATGTAACAGTTAATGATGAATCTGGTAGAGCTTTGTTTTATTGGTTGGTTGAGGTTCCATTCGCAAAGGGAATAATTCATCAGTCAAAACCTCTGGTTTTGTGGCTTAATGGTGGACCTGGATGTTCTTCTTTAGCTTATGGTGCTGCTGAAGAGATTGGACCTTTCTTTATACATCCTGATGGGAAGACTCTTTACATCAATCCTTATTCTTGGAATAATTGTATGTCATATTAGTTTTCAATAACAGAGCACTGTTTCCTTTTCATGTTCttcatttgatttttgtttgtttggttcaaTTTTCAGTGGCCAATTTGCTTTTCCTAGACTCACCAGCTGGTGTTGGTTTTTCTTATACAAACACTACTTCTGATTTATACACGGCCGGGGACAAAAAGACAGGTAAAaaacatttgaatttgaaatgtCGAATTAGTTAGGTGTCTTAAAAgaaaccaaatgaaaatatgtatttttaatatgtaaGTTGATAGATAAAAATGTGGAACTAATGAtaagaaaatgttttttaaactattttaccTTTATAATGCTACATATGTTGTTTTTAAAATGCTCTAATTAAATTACCTAGTTAATTCTatcataatttatcaaattaaactaGATTTTATAGTTTAGTTTGAGGCATCCAAgtgattttaagtaaataatagcTAGTTTgatgttggattatttgaaaaagctAGGTTATGAATCAAAATCTTGCTAGGTTAAAAAGTTGTTCATATGAGATgaaattatttgagttaaattattaaaatgtttttatattttagtatgaATTAAGTGTTTTtgatagtttaaaaaataggtgactttgattattattattatattttaaataatcaaataaatcatgatcaaacaagctctaaatcaaaatttatctATGGATGAAGATTTTTTTTCCATTCATCTGATTGCATTGAATTCAGCTGAAGATGCATACACATTTCTAGTCAATTGGATCGAGAGGTTTCCGCAATACAAACACCGCGATTTTTACATCGCCGGAGAAAGCTATGcaggtttttattttatttttattggaaaTATTAATATgcttattattgttaaaaaaaatgatttgttttCAGGTCATTATGTTCCTCAGTTGTCTCAACTGATTTATGAAAGAAACAAAGGGATTAAGAATCCAGTTATTAATTTCAAAGGTTTCTTggtatgtattatttttaatcaaaaggTTTtgatctcatatatatatacatataaacatgcttaaaattgaaaagaaaggtgattataaatttataatttgaattataggTGGGAAATGCTGTTATAGATGattatcatgattttgttgGTACATTTGAATATTGGTGGACACATGGATTGATTTCCGATTCTACGTTCAAATTTCTTCAAAAAACATGCGATTCTGTTTCTTTACAACATCCATCGAATGATTGTACAAAAGCTCTCGATGTTGCCCAATGGGAAATGGGGAATATTGATCGATATAGCATTTACACTTCTCCATGCAATAATTCTTCATCTTTAAAGACTAACCTTAGAGGACATTACGTAAGcgtatcaaataatttaaatcatcaactaaaatacttatttgatttgatttaatatacattatgtttgttttttctAGCCATGGATGTCGAGAGCTTATGACCCATGTACAGAAAGATACTCAGAAACTTACTTCAATCTGCCTGAAGTTCAAAAGGCATTGCATGCAAATATAACCGGTATAAACTATCCATGGAAGACGTGTaggtataaatatattatatatgacaTTTGATTTATGTATTTGGAAATGTTCTCGgtacataaacataaacaaaagtgttttcaaattggACAATTAACAACTAATGGTTAATCCTTTTGTCTCGTTTATGGATTTTTCTTAGTGATATTGTTGGAAACAACTGGGGAGACTCCCCGGTTTCAATGCTTCCTATTTATCAAGAACTTATAGCTGCTGGTTTGAGAATATGGGTATTTAGGTATAATCATAATCTCTTCCCTTTTCTTCTTATGAGATTTTTCGATTACGTGAATAGTTAAATACAACTAATGACAAGATGATTGTCGTAATTAGGCTATCAAAACGAATATATCAATACAAATTGTGAGGAAGAAttgcaaaaaaataaacattataaaatctCTATTCTCGAAATTATTAAAAGAGCTCGAATCAACCTTAAGCTTCAAATCACCTTCCTTCAATTTTCTACCATAAGAATTCTCCAAATCTCTTgtgtatatttttttcttcattgtgACTACTCTCACATCTAACAACTTACAACTTTGGCcactatttatttgaaacaattactaattataatacaaataatttaaatacaagTCTTGAGCAAGTTTATTGAGTAACTCATCTAAAACATAGTTGACAAACAAAGTTCACTATTTTTTACATAGTCTAATCTTTATTTTAGTCTCGtggttataaaatttaattatttatgtttcagTGGAGACGCTGATTCAGTGGTTCCGGTGACTGCGACTCGATATTCCATCGATGCGTTGAAGCTCCCAACTATAACCAATTGGTACCCATGGTATGACAATGGAAAGGTGAGCccccaaaaaacaaaaaatttgatgaaagaaaaatatgtaattttttttttaaattttaactttgtGGTAATCATGTTAGGTTGGTGGGTGGAGCCAAGTTTACAAAGGGTTGACTCTAGTAACGGTTACAGGAGCAGGGCATGAGGTTCCTCTTCATCGGCCTCAACAAGCCTTTACTCTTTTCAGGTCCTTTTTGGAGGACAAACCTATGCCTTATTCTGGTTGAAAATTTACAGTTAGATTCAGTTCAATTGTGAACTCTATGTGAGGAGAAAggatatgaaataaaataaagcataaataaaaagtataaaaactTGATTTATTTTGGGTTggagttaaattatataaatggaGCCCTTCATTAAATTGTTAGCAAATGCTTTGTTGATCTTAGACTATTATCCATTATAAGAACATTTGAGAATCTTATTGAAAAAGGTTGAAACTTTGAACTATTTCTGAATATATTTTCTCATAATATGATAATGaatgttttatttatgtagaaggttatttagaaataaattattttttcctgaaaatttattatttaataaataaagtgaattaCTTGAATTAATTTATCGTGTATTCTTTTTAAGGATTAATTCTCATTATTTAACccatttgaaattatatataagaaattagttaataaataatacaaaattaattaaaataagtgatgatattaaattataaaaactttttacaaatttaaaattccCAATGAATAAGATCTAACAATACTTCAATTTATTGAGAGTCACTCAAATCGTGGTCCTCGGTCCTAGTTGAGAGTCGTGGTCCTCGGTCCTAGttgaagaacaccggtcctactCAACGGTCTTGATAGAAAATTGTCGGTCCTGGTAAATTTTTACCGTTCCTGAACCATGGTCCTGAGTCCGtttcctcggtcctaggctaaaacctTAGGACTGAATATTCTTATTTCAGTTCAAAATTTCAGAagtccataacttttgattgggatcatGAAATCATGGTCCGTAAGCTACAgtaagttcatatgatcatgaagaacaaaattcCAAACACAAATCACGATTTTGAAGTccttacaaagatcaattttaatacaccatttctaggtcaaattttgggatcttttaaattaggccattttaaggtctgatttttgttccattagttttgaaattatgaatatagttgatctaAACCTAAATAAGAACATCATAACATCGTTAGAACAgttttttgaagattgaatcaaaatccaaaaaatttcaaaaactttatttgatcaaacatgattaaagTGATGAAATAGTTGCTTGgaattcatcctaacatgttaacaaacatgtataacaactaattggatAAAAAATCCGAATTAAATCAAGAACAAagagtttcaaaaatccaattttcaagctttaattttcaaatttcataTTACAGTTGCTTAGAAATCATTtaaacatgtttacaaacatttATAACAACTAtctggataaaaaaaaaatccatatttaaaccaagaacacaaatattttaaaaaatcagtaTTGAagctttatttaaaaaaaaaattgattcagGTTGATTTCATCGATTCTCTTTCAACAAAAAGTgaatacatgatatatatatatatatatatatatatatatatatatatatatatatatatatatatatatatatatataaataatgattcTCAACAAAAAAACATCACATAATCAAGCATAAGaacatgatcaaacaagaaaatttgaaaaaaaattatttttttcaatcacaAATTGTGATACAAACGATATGGATGCATACCAACAGTGGGAGAACACTCTT
It encodes the following:
- the LOC124926738 gene encoding serine carboxypeptidase-like 27 isoform X3; the protein is MIASLIASISTMISREIYSFLSSPLEEQERDRITLLPGQPTNVGFSQYSGYVTVNDESGRALFYWLVEVPFAKGIIHQSKPLVLWLNGGPGCSSLAYGAAEEIGPFFIHPDGKTLYINPYSWNNLANLLFLDSPAGVGFSYTNTTSDLYTAGDKKTAEDAYTFLVNWIERFPQYKHRDFYIAGESYAGHYVPQLSQLIYERNKGIKNPVINFKGFLVGNAVIDDYHDFVGTFEYWWTHGLISDSTFKFLQKTCDSVSLQHPSNDCTKALDVAQWEMGNIDRYSIYTSPCNNSSSLKTNLRGHYPWMSRAYDPCTERYSETYFNLPEVQKALHANITGINYPWKTCSDIVGNNWGDSPVSMLPIYQELIAAGLRIWVFSGDADSVVPVTATRYSIDALKLPTITNWYPWYDNGKVGGWSQVYKGLTLVTVTGAGHEVPLHRPQQAFTLFRSFLEDKPMPYSG
- the LOC124926738 gene encoding serine carboxypeptidase-like 27 isoform X1 gives rise to the protein MKNLFLCLLLLLFMGSSHSLYKDEEQERDRITLLPGQPTNVGFSQYSGYVTVNDESGRALFYWLVEVPFAKGIIHQSKPLVLWLNGGPGCSSLAYGAAEEIGPFFIHPDGKTLYINPYSWNNLANLLFLDSPAGVGFSYTNTTSDLYTAGDKKTAEDAYTFLVNWIERFPQYKHRDFYIAGESYAGHYVPQLSQLIYERNKGIKNPVINFKGFLVGNAVIDDYHDFVGTFEYWWTHGLISDSTFKFLQKTCDSVSLQHPSNDCTKALDVAQWEMGNIDRYSIYTSPCNNSSSLKTNLRGHYVSVSNNLNHQRMSRAYDPCTERYSETYFNLPEVQKALHANITGINYPWKTCSDIVGNNWGDSPVSMLPIYQELIAAGLRIWVFSGDADSVVPVTATRYSIDALKLPTITNWYPWYDNGKVGGWSQVYKGLTLVTVTGAGHEVPLHRPQQAFTLFRSFLEDKPMPYSG
- the LOC124926738 gene encoding serine carboxypeptidase-like 27 isoform X2; translated protein: MKNLFLCLLLLLFMGSSHSLYKDEEQERDRITLLPGQPTNVGFSQYSGYVTVNDESGRALFYWLVEVPFAKGIIHQSKPLVLWLNGGPGCSSLAYGAAEEIGPFFIHPDGKTLYINPYSWNNLANLLFLDSPAGVGFSYTNTTSDLYTAGDKKTAEDAYTFLVNWIERFPQYKHRDFYIAGESYAGHYVPQLSQLIYERNKGIKNPVINFKGFLVGNAVIDDYHDFVGTFEYWWTHGLISDSTFKFLQKTCDSVSLQHPSNDCTKALDVAQWEMGNIDRYSIYTSPCNNSSSLKTNLRGHYVSPWMSRAYDPCTERYSETYFNLPEVQKALHANITGINYPWKTCSDIVGNNWGDSPVSMLPIYQELIAAGLRIWVFSGDADSVVPVTATRYSIDALKLPTITNWYPWYDNGKVGGWSQVYKGLTLVTVTGAGHEVPLHRPQQAFTLFRSFLEDKPMPYSG